Part of the Schistocerca americana isolate TAMUIC-IGC-003095 chromosome 5, iqSchAmer2.1, whole genome shotgun sequence genome, tatgacaagattggtctttaccGTTGGCGGagatgtgtgaggggaaatgctgacgtaatcggcgctcggcgctaccaacagaactgCGACGTTTGGCTTCACCATGCAGTTTTGATACTACAACTGCAAGGTCGTTTGCATtggcgaaaaagaaaaaaaaaaacacggaagtCGACATGAAATGTTCCGGATAGATCTCATATATGTGACGcaaccgaacgacggacccgtcGGACACCTTTTAGTACCACTTacttgcagttaccattgttagagAAGTTGTTATGTCCAAGAGCGAACGtgcgtcgttttcctttcaattcttgctctaaggaggaTAGGTATGCTGGTATCTTGGTGATGTACAGaagatctaataataaatcagtacaatcaatacttaaattttaaaaccggcagtatatttacaatgcgcagccgatatttttatgggCAGGTATGTAGATATTTCTTCCGAAATACAGATACATTTTTCGATGTATCGAGAGACGacaaagatattttttaaaaatcaatatATCGGGttatcgatatttttaaaaatatccacAGTCCTAATCCAGATACGACTCTTGTCAAGTTAGAAACAGCTCTTTTCTGCGAATTAGGGAATTTTTGTTCTTATTGTATGTAATTAAAATATGTAGGATAGACTCTTTAACatttgcggacaagtgctcaaaCACGCTGTAGCTTAACAGTGTCGTTACATTTAATGACATAACCGAAAATCGAATCAGCAATCACTCGTGGCTTTTGGAAACTGAATTCTGCGTGGCGTTGGCTGTAACGCGAACGAAATGCTTTGTCTCCTTAATCTGGACAGTGTCTCTTCCTCTGATCTggaaaatcttatttttcatttgttgaaatTACATACCACTTGCATTCCTGAAAGCCGTCATCGTGCATACATTCGAAGATCTACCGGAACGATTTATGTTGGTCCGGAGTTACTGCTACgatttcttcttgttcttaataatGGGTGGTTTTTGGCTTTAATTACCAGAAAAACTGCGAGACTTGTGCAGATGGTCGGCATTTCAAACAGCCATTACGCTTCCTGTCACTGTAGAGCAATATTTCTCGCTCCACACGAGGACAGAtacgctggactcacattcgggaggacgacggttcgaatccgcgtccggccgtccagatttagattttccgtaatttacCCAAAACGGCTTCAgtcaaatgccaagatggttcctgtgaaagggcaccgccgatttccttcccgatctttTCAACAATCCGAGCGTGTTCTCCGTcgccaatgacctcgatgtcgaccggACGTTACACCCTAATCTCCCTTCCTTCAATAGGACAGATAGTCTCTGTAATTCTGATGAAGACTTTGCGATAGATTAGTCAGCAGCTCGTTGGGTTATGTTCGTAATACGATCCATCCAATCGTGGACGCTGTTGCAAAGCTCAGACACTGGCAATACGGCAAAGCGTCTAATTAGCTTGATCTGTCAGACGTATTCAGACCAGGGAGGAACCAATAGAATGCAAATGACCGACCACTCCTCACCCAGCAGCGTCAGCGAGAGCGGGAGAGGTTATCGGGAGATCGATTGCAGAGAAAGACCAGTGGCATCACGGAAGAGCGTGGTGTACCCCGTATTCAGAGAAAATGAAGAGAAAGGTGTTCAAGAAAAAGACCCAGTAAAAGATAGAGGTGGGTGTCCATGCCACATCATATATTTACTTAACTTTTTACTGATATATTTAACCTGGAAAAATTAAGTCATCTGACCCCCTTTATATCTAATCAGGTATTTTACACATTTTACATTGTATTAGTTACTATTAGCATTAGTTACATCTATCCTAAAACATTTAGTAGTTACTGTAATGAGGAAAAAGTAAGCACGATTTAAATTTTGAGGAGGTGGTTTCTCTCAGGTCTTATATAACTGAAAAGTGTCATGTTACCGCcatgagctgctggtaaaatactttacTTAAACAGCtagtttcagtcgtctgaccatcatcAGATTCATAAAATTGTTAGTCGAAAGATAACGTCGTTATCGTCACGTAATAAAACAATGAATAACACAGTGTTATTATACCGTAACATCAATTACGTCATCAGTCTATAGAAGCTGTGCTACTGAGTGTATTCATTCATTGTAAAACTGTAATCAGCACTGTGTTACAATGATCAGCTGTTCAATCGCCACTGTGCGGTATTATCCTGTTCACAGGGTTAAAAGccgattacaaaaatggctctgagcactatgggacttaacttctgaggtcatcagtcccctagaacttagaactacttaaacctaaccaacctaaggacatcacacacatccatgcccgaggcaggattcgaacctgcgaccgtagcggtagcggggttccagactgtagcgcctagaaccgctcggccaccccggccggcccaaagCCGATTACAATTTTAACGTAAAAGAATACACTCACTAGCACAATTTTATAGACTGCTGACGTAACTAATATTAAGATATGATAACAAtgtattattattcatttttcATCTCCTGGCAATAACGATTTTATATTTCGGCTAACATGATACTGTGAATACTTCTATGAACCTAATGATGATAAGACAACTGAAACTGGTTGTGTAGTATAAATAAAGTACTTTACTAGCAGCTCAAGGCGGTAATCTGACATGCTTCAATTTTTTCAAGCACAGATTACAGTCGTTCATGAGTGCAACAGTGAAGTTACAGGGCGGTAGATACAATGTATGAGGGCTAGCAGCAATGTACAGGAAATATTGAACGGATAAAAAGCCCAGTACGAAGGGTTACATGTTTGTTCGACCCATGGAAGTGTGTCGCGAAAATGCTGAAACAATTGAACCGGAAAACGAGTGAAAATAAACGAAAACTGTCCCGTGAAGATCCgcttagaaagtttctagaaccgACGAATCTAGGAACATGTTACGACGCGCTACGAAGCTCTTCCATAGATACCGCGAAGACAAATTTAGACTTATTACAGCACGCATAGAGGTTTTTAAGCAACCATTGTTCCCGCGTTCCACATTAGAATGGAACACGGAATGGTCATGCTCTCCAGAATATGGAtagagatggagatgtagatgtgaGAGAAGGGATACAATACGGAGAGAAAGAGGAACTGAGAAAACACAGTAGTATAAAGATAAGGGAAAGAAAGTGGCGTGACAGATTGAGAAATGGAAAGAGCTAGAAGCGTAAATTGGAGAAGATGGGAGCATCCGCTTTACTGTTTTACGGAGTGAAAACTTGCCGTACAAATTAATTTTTGAAGAATCTCTATGAGGGTAACAGAGGGAGGTAATTcactttttttcttaaaacaacATCACATTGAACTGTGCATAGGGTGAAGATTAGCTTGTTTCAGGGGTGGACAGCAACGGAGAAGGTGTTAGCCAATGTTCCTGTTTTACGTGTGGGCACAGCCGTGGTTCTAAATAAGTGAGATCTTGTGTTTTGATTATGATTAGACGAAAATATTTAACCTCTGAAACAAGATACTGGGGAGCCTGAGCGCTGAGACTCTGATGTAGTAAACTGAGCGCATGGCAGTTACGTAACTTGTCACGGCGCAACGAACCTGTCTGGGCCTATGAAGCACTGAACATGTTGCAGATGAAAACAAACATTCATGAATAGTTCTAACCGACTAGTGTTCCCACTACTCAAGCTGTTTTGGATTAGATCGTAATGATGGAGCTCCCGCAGAACAGGTGATTACATTAGTTTACTTTTATATCCTGTAGGAAAACGTTCTGAAACTTTTTACTGACACAGAGGCAAGTGGAAGTCTTCCTACACGTGACGATTGTAAATTCTGCCCAGCCGACACCCTCTTCCAATGTTACACCCAAGATATTCAGTGTTTTTGATAAGGAATTGGAATACCGTCCAGAAGAGTAAGAGGCAATTGTTCGTGGAGTTTAAAACTCGTTAATTTCTAATGGAATACTAATATTACTTTGTAGTCTTTCGCATTTAGCTTAAGCGCAAATTGAAGATCATCATCGATACCGACGTTCGCCGTATTGATATCCTGAGTTACAGGACGTTGGTGAAGCTGGAGATCGTCGACATAAAAATGACATTTGGAGGAAGAGCGAAATGACGAAATATCGGTGACATACAAGAAAACGTCCAGGACtgacccctgtggcactcctgaaagaacatgCTTCCAGAACGACTGTCTCTTTTTCAGGTAGCTTTCAAACAACTCCAGCGTACTTCATGAAGATTTTAGCTGTCTATTTTTCTGTGCAGTATGTCAAAGTTGGCGGTATCAATTGCTTTGCTGAAGTATAATAGAGCCAGTATTGTGGCATCACAGTTGTCTaatgtccgaagctcgtggtctagtggcagaCGTCAGAGTGTGGTACGCATGCAAACGGTTGCGTGAGCAAACCGGGTTGTTTGGAAGTGGTACTGAGAAGTTTTGTGTCTTGTGAGTGCTTATTTGTAAGTAAGAAAATGTCGGGAGAAATTCAAACGAACCTATTTCGTGAAACAGCAAAGATTGGAGCGCAGAAGCATTCGGGAAAGAGTACAAAAACTGTAGGGTATGGAACAGCTGGCTTTAGGACCAAAGCCGAGAACTTGGACCATGTGATGTACAAATGGGATTATTAGCCGTGTTAAGATCAAAGACGAAAGGAGCAACCATTGGTGTAACGATGACAGCTTCACTTAATCCAGTGTAAAACAATGGTGTGAAAATTGTTGATCCTCTTGGAGAAATGCTAGGTCAGCACTGGAAAAAAAATTGCTACAGACTCTGCCAATGTTAGTGATGATAATTTAGAAGAATGTCTTTTGAAGATAGTGAAAAATGAGAAGATAAATACTGATGCAGCTGTTCCTGTTTTCTTCGGAATGCATACTAGACCTAGCAGCCTAGAGCTCTCCAATGCTCTTAAGGAAGGCGTTACTGCTGTGGAAGGAGAAATTCGTGATTGGGTTCCATTATTTTGTGGCTGCCAAACACAGTGGACTGACACCATCTAAAGAAAACTATTATAGAAAGCTTCTTAACAACCTTAGAGCTCTTAGAAGCAAGAATTCTTCCAGTGGCAACTATGTACCTGAAATTTTGTTTGATGGTGCAAATGGCGTTGGGGAATTGGTTATGAAGGAGCTTATCCCACTAATAGATGGACGCCTAACAATCAAACCATACAATAATGCCGAAGGCAAGCTGAATTATCACTGTGTAGCAGAGTTTGTGAAGGTAGAGCAGCAACAACCAGTAAGTGTCCCAGAAGTCAGATTGGCTCGATGTGTTGCAGTAGATGGGGATACAGATCGGATTGTCTATTTCTTTACTGATGACAATAATAAATTTTACCTGCTTGATGGTGACAGAATAGCAACATTGGTGGCTGGTTACTTAATGAATCTCGGTCGAGAAAGTGGTTTAAGTTTGCGATTAGCAATGTGCAGACTGCTTATGCTAATGGAAAGTCAACAAAATACATATCGCAGACTCtgcatgtcaaaaaatggttcaaattgctctgagcactatgggactcaacttctgaggtcattagtcccctagaacttagaaatagttaaacctaactaacctaaggacatcacacgcatccatgcccgaggcaggattcgaacctgcgaccgtagcggtctcgcggttccggactgcagcgcctagaaccgcacggccacttcggccggcctctgcaTGTCCCAGTAGTGTGTGTACCAACTGGTGTCAAACATCTGCATCACAAGACACAAGAATTTGATATTGGTGCATATTTTGAAGCAATTGGTCATGGAACTGTGCTGTTTGGACAGAAAGCTGTTGAGCTTATAATAAAAGCTGCTGCAGATTCTAATAATAATGCTGGACAGCAACTCCTTGTAAACATGAAAATAATCAATCAAGCAACTGGAGATGCACTATCTGACCTTCCGCTAGTAGAGGCTGTGCTAAGTGCTCGCGGATGGTCTGTTATGGACTGGGCTGCAGCCTGTACAGATTTGCCTAACTGGCAACTCAGGATCACTGTCAAGGATCGTAATTTAATGAAGACTGTTGATGCTGAGCGGAAATGTGTATCACCTTTGGGTCTTCAAGACAGAGTGGATCAGCTTGTATCTCAGTACCCCAGTGGAAGGGCTTTCGTTCGGCCTTCTGGCTCAGAGGATGATGTCCGTGTTTATGTTGAGGCTGATACTAGAGAAAATTGTGATAAACTGGCTCAGAAAGTAGCTGAAGCTGTTTTAGAAAAATTGTgaatagcaaaaaaagaaaaaatgctagcattgctgcctctggatcgcggggtcccgggttcgattcccggccgggttggggattttctcggcccggggactgggtgtttgtgttgtcttcatcattttatcatcattcgtgaaagtggatcgattggactgtgtaaagatcgGGACTATATACGGGCGATGAtaaactgcgcagttgagcgccccacaaaacaaacatcatcacaGTTGTCGAAGTCATCTTTCACTTCATTAGTTACGTTAATTAATGCGGTGTTGACGTTACGATGTTTATGAAAATAGGGCTGATATTTGTCGCACAAGTCTCACGAAAGTGTAACCCGCGACTCTGGAAGGGTGGCTTGGTGTATCGAAAAGGCAAAATAAGAATTAAACGATTTTTTTAGCACCCGTCGAAGAACGATCTTCGTAAGAATCCCGAGATCTACATGGAAGTGTATGTTCAGCGTTCCTACAAGTGACGTGTTTTGAGCTTTGGGGTCTACAAGGAGTAGGACAAAAGTATCTTTTGTGTTGGGAGGCCTAGAGCCGACGTTTGACATACATCTGTTACTTTGCCAATTACATATAAAAGAGTGAGACTGTGGGCTGAGTGGTGTGTGCGTTGTAATGGGAGACTCTACATCTATTGAGATCGTGCGTACGTTCGTAGCAAAGTTCAATAAACGCAACAGAGACTTTtacccttcactatttacaacagtctgccaacgctgggataacttttcgattccgtgagtgtagaaatcacgtggttttgaggcgaagaactcgtggaGCCatattcggagtgcattttcatccggagaggaagttccttgaagcCTGTTCGTTAGAGGGGGGAAAAGGTGAAGATCAAATGAAGCAAGATAAGGTGAGTAAGATGAGTGTGGagtaacccaactcctgtacagtgtgtttgtcagtctagcagaatgcgggcaggcgttatcgtggagtaacacCACTTTACGCAGGCTTCCTGGTCGTTGCtcgtggactgcgtctgcaagacgtctcggttgttgacaataaatgtcagcagtgatgggtaCACCTCGGGGAGGTAATTCGTAGTGCTACAGTTGCTGTTCaaacagatgcataacattattgagccgtgcacggctcgcgtttatcctatttattgtttgttatcttctattgcggtactgccgcctcgtatTCTTATACCATTTACTGGCGtcgctaacttcctgccttacttgcccgtgagcggcagaagtagagcgtatcgataagtgcactgtcgtaccatctctggagataccgatagtatttccgggccgtcgtgtgtctggcagtcagttgaagacggaccagcagtgcagtcgggacgcaacagcagtgaagtcggggacggagcgccggcgaggcgccgacagccagtgctcgccgaccgctgatgacacacatgcactgtccaacGGAGGGAGATTGGTGCGGGACGACCGTTGGGTGGTCGTTCGGTTGATCGTCTCATCGGTCGACGTATATtcggtcctttcaccgtttccaggcCTGGGCAGTtgatcggttggcgtggagcagcgaggaagtctccgtggcgcgtgtctgaCCGGCGCCGCTGCGGGGTCCACGCGCGGTCGCAGTGTGAGGGGCTGCTCCCATTGCTACGAGGCCTgtgctcaccgatcccggacacgaaagttaagtctttacttaatctaccagccagccccaactgttcacattgcgtCGTTTGAATTTCATTGTGGGCTATTGGGACATcttgtcgcttggtccgttgactgtctgtaggttgggttgtcgtcggatcgtgaatggttggcccagctgcctgtctcacctaagcgaccgTTAGTGTttcaattccaggccgaccctcgaacatctgagcgtccTTGGGTTTACTGCCCttttttattgttcttgttgcTTGTACTTGTagggcttctagccgattttttttttttatattaaggttgttttgttcttaaggcataagattccttaggccttcagcctaatttaaagaactgtttcacgtaagacttttggcattttaaagggtttaatgttgttgaattttaagtgttagccctttagccgatttgaatttaacttgtttgctcttgaagtgtctgattctttgggccttcagcctaactgaacaactgttttaagataaggcttgctttttaaatttctgattatgcttgtgtcttattggccttcagctggtaattaagtacCAAAGATTAtagctgtgtgttaaaaaaaatttttttcggggctcttgtaatgtttgaccaaataataaagttgtattttcgagtgtaactgacagtcccTTATTTTGGCCTGTCTCCACAAGTTAAACTACCAGGTCCTGTCCTGCGCGTTAAGCGGCGCGTCtcaattatcttttgtggatgaacACAGGTCTTCGTACAGGGGTTGCTGCTTTTttgtgctcaaccattcctttctttccttatgttagcataaagacaccatttctcgttaccAGAAACAATACGGGATAAGAATAGTCAGTGGTTGTTGATCATGAGCCAATTGACGAAGAGCAGGAAGAGATGAACAGGTGGCCACTttcttatttttgtgattttgacttggaGCATGCGACacccatacaccagatttttgGACTTTTCCCACTGCACGCAAATGCTCACGAAGATGCAATGATCAGAGTACATCACGTTTATCAGTCTCTAGCACACTGAGATGGTTCATTGTGTATTAATGAGTTCAAAAAGTTTTCATCAAATCCCAACAGTCTTTGTGAATGTGGAGAGTTAGTAACGTCAAAACTATCCTTCTTAGAACGTAAAAACCATTTTTTCCGTAATACTCacttgctgatcgaacctaccaatTACAAATAGTGCTCTTGAAACATGCCTCACAGTTTCCTGAGTTCTGAGAAGTGTAGTCCTCCGTTATCTGTTCCGCATAGCCGGAAGAGATCGTGAATCGATTTCAATCGGTAATGAGAAGTACACTGTGTCAGCTATCACTGCTTCGCTATTACCTTCCAAGGGCAGGCATCTAACTAGAGAAATCCCGCTTTGTTCTTAGTTGCAATTTCACTTTCCCAAGAAGTGAATTTCGCCTCagttagtgtttctttttggaggGTAACTGAACATTTCACACCGGTGGAACCACTGCATTATCATCTATCTGACAATTTTCTCAAAGATTTTGCTGTCGAAATGAAGAAAAGTTTTCGTTTACTTCTTGTTAGATAAACAACAATACTTGCGACGCATGTTACCGCGATGTCTTGCCACAAGATGGTGCCTGCGGAAACCTGCTAATGTAGGAGATTCTCAGCTCCCTCTGACGGTTTTTGATTAACTGAACCTCTAATTGCAAATATAGCTTATTTCAAACGATTACAATTAACGGATATTTTACTGATTTTTAACACATATGCCGCATGTAAAGAGAAATTCTGGAATTTTGATGTCATTTGCCCATTTTATTCCTTTTGTCACAATAGCACTACAAACACACGGTCTGTTAGTGTATGTGCTACAAATGAGTAAAATATCCGTTCATTGTAGTCATTTGAAACAAGCTGTATTTTCATTTAGTGGTTTATTTAATCAAAAACCGTCAGAATGAGCTGAGAATCTCCTACATTAGCAGGTTTTCgcaagcggtctacccgacgggaggccctagtcacacattttatttttaccATATGACGAGACCTTAGATTTCTCCACAAGGGGAGCACGTGTATGGCTCAAGACCACACAGTCGTACATAGAGATGATGGATCTACTAATTAGAGTGAAACTGCCTTTCTCTATGTTGGGTAACTCCACAGAACAATTCTCCATAACGTTATTTTTAGACATTAAAGTAACGAAATAAAAATCTAATGTAAAAGAACAATGAGGAATATGCACCAGTTTAAGTAGACACGCCTGCATAATAGAGCGCAGCAAGGAGTCGCAAAACAATACAGACTCCGCCTGACACTGAAAGCGTTGGAGAGCCATCCCAACTCATGACTATTCAACCACAGTCCACAACTCACGCAAGGCGTTGTCACACCATGCACCCTTTTCTTCTGACTGATTTCTTGCAGATCGCCACGCTTTCCCTTCCTGTGCCACTGTGTGCTTAAGGCACACCTAACGTCTCCAGTTATTTCTAAACAACGATGAGCCTGAAAATA contains:
- the LOC124616340 gene encoding phosphoacetylglucosamine mutase-like: MKELIPLIDGRLTIKPYNNAEGKLNYHCVAEFVKVEQQQPKAVELIIKAAADSNNNAGQQLLVNMKIINQATGDALSDLPLVEAVLSARGWSVMDWAAACTDLPNWQLRITVKDRNLMKTVDAERKCVSPLGLQDRVDQLVSQYPSGRAFVRPSGSEDDVRVYVEADTRENCDKLAQKVAEAVLEKL